The following are from one region of the Silene latifolia isolate original U9 population chromosome 9, ASM4854445v1, whole genome shotgun sequence genome:
- the LOC141601970 gene encoding uncharacterized protein LOC141601970, whose protein sequence is MLKGIVCIGYRWLRHKAPKVGWAKLVWCNWALPKHSFLNWLILKNALNTKDRLCKLGICPDDLCCVCGTDQKTTSHLFHNCKYALAVLNSLCCWLHIPVPSGNAIIWLGRRKWPAVKKLICVAVIMCGYYAIWQQRNAARLEGVLLRPDTLALQCKALMKIKLLGQVSRLKTSSDRQWLEQILM, encoded by the coding sequence ATGTTAAAGGGTATAGTGTGCATCGGCTATCGGTGGCTTCGTCACAAAGCTCCAAAAGTTGGCTGGGCTAAACTTGTTTGGTGTAATTGGGCACTTCCTAAGCATTCTTTCCTAAACTGGCTCATTCTGAAGAATGCCTTAAACACCAAAGATCGTCTATGTAAGCTTGGTATCTGTCCTGATGACCTGTGTTGTGTTTGTGGTACTGATCAAAAGACTACCTCACACCTCTTTCATAATTGCAAATATGCTCTTGCTGTCCTGAACTCACTGTGCTGTTGGCTACATATTCCTGTTCCATCTGGGAATGCAATCATTTGGCTTGGAAGAAGGAAATGGCCTGCTGTTAAGAAACTGATTTGTGTAGCTGTCATCATGTGTGGCTATTATGCTATATGGCAACAAAGAAATGCTGCTAGGCTAGAAGGAGTTCTGTTACGTCCTGATACTCTTGCTCTACAATGTAAAGCCTTGATGAAAATCAAATTGTTAGGACAAGTGAGTAGGCTTAAGACGAGTAGTGATAGGCAATGGCTTGAACAAATCTTGATGTAA